From Klebsiella electrica, the proteins below share one genomic window:
- the cspD gene encoding cold shock-like protein CspD, translating to MEMGTVKWFNNAKGFGFICPEGGGEDIFAHYSTIQMDGYRTLKAGQAVRFDVHQGPKGNHASVIVPVEAEAAA from the coding sequence ATGGAAATGGGTACTGTTAAGTGGTTCAACAATGCCAAAGGGTTCGGTTTTATTTGCCCTGAGGGCGGCGGCGAAGACATTTTCGCCCATTACTCCACCATCCAGATGGATGGTTACAGAACGCTAAAAGCCGGACAAGCCGTTCGGTTTGATGTTCACCAGGGGCCGAAAGGCAATCACGCCAGCGTGATTGTTCCTGTGGAAGCCGAAGCGGCTGCATAA
- the clpS gene encoding ATP-dependent Clp protease adapter ClpS — translation MSKRDWLDFDQLVEDEVRNELKPPSMYKVILLNDDYTPMEFVIDVLQKFFSYDVERATQLMLTVHYQGKAICGVFTAEVAETKVAMVNEYAKENEHPLLCTLEKA, via the coding sequence ATGAGTAAGAGAGATTGGCTGGACTTTGATCAGCTGGTAGAAGACGAAGTTCGTAATGAGCTTAAACCACCATCTATGTATAAAGTGATATTGCTCAATGATGACTACACTCCAATGGAGTTTGTTATTGACGTGTTACAAAAATTCTTTTCTTATGATGTAGAACGTGCAACGCAACTGATGCTGACGGTTCACTATCAAGGTAAAGCTATTTGTGGTGTATTTACCGCAGAAGTGGCGGAGACCAAAGTCGCGATGGTGAATGAATACGCGAAGGAGAACGAGCATCCATTGCTGTGTACGCTAGAGAAAGCCTGA
- the macB gene encoding macrolide ABC transporter ATP-binding protein/permease MacB, giving the protein MTALLELRDIRRSYLSGDGSVEVLKGVTLSIAAGEMVAIVGASGSGKSTLMNILGCLDKPTSGSYRVAGTDVSLLSGDALARLRREHFGFIFQRYHLLSHLTAAQNVEVPAVYAGRERRERLARAHDLLVRLGLGERAEYQPSQLSGGQQQRVSIARALMNGGEVILADEPTGALDSRSGEEVMAILYQLKAQGHTVIIVTHDPQVAAQAERIIEIHDGEIVRNPPAKSPTGGGVVRPLAGEEPSAWRQFTSGFREALVMAWRAMAANKMRTLLTMLGIIIGIASVVSIVVVGDAAKQLVLADIRAIGTNTIDVYPGKDFGDDDPRYQQALKYDDLLAIQKQPWVRSATPAVSKSLRLRADNIDVAASVEGVGPQYFNVYGMTFSEGNTFNELQLNSRAQVVVLDSNTRRQLFAHKTRVVGEIILIGNMPATIIGVADEKQSMFGSSKILRVWLPYTTMAGRVMGQSWLNSITVRVREGYDSAAAEQQLLRLLELRHGKKDVFTWNMDSILKTAERTTHTLQLFLTLVAVIALVVGGIGVMNIMLVSVTERTREIGIRMAVGARASDVLQQFLIEAVLVCLVGGALGVTLSLMIAVVLQLFLPGWEIGFSPLALLTAFLCSTLTGVLFGWLPARNAARLDPVDALARE; this is encoded by the coding sequence ATGACGGCGTTGCTGGAACTGCGTGATATCCGCCGCAGCTACCTCTCCGGCGACGGCAGTGTTGAGGTGCTCAAGGGCGTCACGCTGAGCATTGCCGCCGGTGAAATGGTGGCGATTGTCGGGGCATCGGGTTCAGGAAAATCGACGCTGATGAACATTCTCGGCTGTCTCGATAAACCGACCAGCGGCAGCTACCGCGTCGCCGGAACCGATGTCTCCTTACTCAGCGGTGATGCGCTGGCCCGCCTGCGGCGAGAACATTTTGGCTTTATTTTCCAGCGTTACCATCTGCTCTCGCACCTGACGGCAGCGCAGAACGTCGAAGTCCCGGCGGTGTATGCCGGGCGCGAGCGACGAGAACGCCTGGCCCGGGCGCATGATTTGCTGGTGCGGCTTGGTCTGGGAGAGAGGGCGGAATATCAACCTTCGCAGCTCTCCGGCGGCCAGCAGCAGCGGGTCAGTATCGCCCGCGCGCTGATGAATGGCGGAGAGGTGATTCTGGCCGATGAGCCGACCGGGGCGCTGGACAGCCGTTCGGGTGAAGAGGTGATGGCTATCCTGTACCAGTTGAAAGCGCAGGGGCACACGGTGATTATCGTCACTCATGATCCGCAGGTGGCGGCACAGGCCGAGCGGATCATTGAGATCCATGATGGGGAAATTGTGCGTAACCCGCCGGCGAAAAGTCCGACTGGCGGCGGGGTCGTCCGCCCGTTGGCCGGGGAAGAGCCTTCCGCATGGCGCCAGTTTACCAGCGGTTTTCGTGAAGCGCTGGTCATGGCGTGGCGGGCGATGGCGGCCAATAAAATGCGCACGCTGTTGACCATGCTCGGCATCATCATCGGCATCGCCTCGGTGGTGTCGATCGTGGTGGTCGGCGATGCGGCGAAACAGCTGGTGCTGGCGGATATTCGCGCGATTGGCACCAACACCATCGATGTTTATCCCGGTAAAGATTTTGGCGATGACGACCCCCGCTATCAGCAGGCGCTGAAATATGACGATCTGCTGGCCATTCAGAAGCAGCCTTGGGTGCGTTCGGCGACGCCCGCGGTGTCAAAAAGCCTGCGTCTGCGTGCGGATAACATCGATGTTGCCGCCAGCGTGGAAGGGGTCGGGCCGCAGTATTTTAATGTCTACGGCATGACCTTTAGCGAAGGTAATACGTTTAATGAACTGCAGCTCAACAGCCGGGCGCAGGTGGTGGTGCTGGATAGCAACACGCGTCGCCAGCTGTTTGCGCATAAAACGCGGGTTGTCGGGGAGATTATCCTCATCGGCAATATGCCGGCGACCATCATCGGCGTCGCCGATGAGAAGCAGTCGATGTTCGGCAGCAGTAAAATCCTGCGCGTCTGGCTGCCCTACACCACCATGGCCGGAAGAGTGATGGGGCAATCGTGGCTCAATTCGATTACCGTTCGCGTCCGGGAAGGGTATGACAGCGCCGCCGCCGAACAGCAGTTGCTGCGTTTGCTTGAGCTGCGCCATGGCAAAAAAGATGTTTTTACCTGGAATATGGACAGCATCTTGAAAACGGCGGAACGGACCACACATACACTACAGCTGTTTCTGACGTTAGTGGCGGTGATTGCGCTGGTGGTGGGCGGAATCGGCGTCATGAATATCATGCTGGTGTCGGTGACCGAACGAACGCGTGAAATCGGGATTCGGATGGCAGTCGGGGCGCGGGCCAGCGACGTGCTGCAGCAGTTTCTGATAGAGGCTGTTTTAGTCTGTCTGGTCGGCGGCGCGCTGGGCGTGACGTTATCGCTGATGATTGCGGTGGTTCTGCAGCTGTTTTTACCCGGCTGGGAGATAGGCTTTTCTCCGCTGGCGCTGCTGACGGCGTTTTTGTGTTCGACGTTAACCGGCGTGCTGTTCGGTTGGCTGCCGGCGCGAAACGCCGCGCGTCTCGATCCGGTGGATGCGCTGGCCCGCGAGTAG